In a genomic window of Thermodesulfobium sp. 4217-1:
- a CDS encoding malic enzyme-like NAD(P)-binding protein produces the protein MSLKEEALIFHRKTKGKISVESKSVVENAHDLSLAYSPGVAEPVKEIAFDPEMAYYYTSKWNMVAVVTDGSAILGLGNLGALASLPVMEGKAVLFKKFGGVDAFPICLNTKDTEKIIETVKLLEPVFGGVNLEDISAPRCFEIEKVLREELSIPVFHDDQHGTAIITLAGLYNALKIVGKKIGEIKVVINGAGAAGISIAKLLIHMGVKDVILCDTKGAIYSGRPQGMNPYKDEIAQITNSEMEKGTLADAMKGSDVFIGVSARDVVNQKMVKSMAKDPIIFACANPDPEINPNAAKEAGAAVVATGRSDFPNQINNVLGFPGLFRGVLDVRARVINDDMNVAAAVAIADFVDDSKLSPDYIVPSPLDLEIYPRVAAAVAKAAMKSGVARFAILPIDVELNARRLLGLS, from the coding sequence GTTGTTGAAAATGCTCACGATCTTTCTTTGGCTTATAGCCCTGGGGTGGCTGAGCCTGTAAAGGAAATCGCATTCGATCCAGAGATGGCATACTATTATACCTCAAAGTGGAATATGGTAGCCGTTGTTACTGATGGAAGCGCAATTTTGGGTCTGGGAAACCTTGGGGCTCTGGCATCTCTTCCTGTTATGGAGGGGAAGGCCGTTCTGTTCAAAAAATTTGGAGGGGTTGATGCCTTTCCAATTTGTTTGAACACAAAGGACACAGAAAAGATAATTGAGACTGTTAAGCTCTTAGAGCCTGTTTTTGGGGGTGTAAATCTGGAAGACATCAGCGCTCCCAGATGTTTTGAGATAGAAAAGGTTCTCAGAGAAGAGCTCTCTATTCCAGTATTTCACGACGATCAGCATGGTACGGCGATAATTACTCTGGCTGGCCTATACAATGCTCTAAAGATTGTCGGGAAAAAGATCGGAGAGATAAAGGTAGTAATAAATGGTGCTGGTGCAGCAGGAATTTCTATAGCAAAGCTTCTAATTCACATGGGCGTAAAAGACGTAATACTTTGTGATACAAAGGGCGCTATATATAGCGGAAGACCTCAGGGGATGAACCCATATAAGGATGAGATTGCGCAAATTACAAATTCTGAGATGGAAAAAGGGACTCTTGCAGATGCTATGAAGGGCTCAGATGTTTTTATAGGGGTTTCTGCAAGGGACGTGGTTAACCAAAAGATGGTAAAGTCTATGGCAAAGGATCCTATAATTTTTGCATGCGCAAATCCAGATCCTGAAATCAATCCAAATGCTGCAAAAGAAGCGGGAGCAGCAGTAGTAGCCACAGGCAGATCTGACTTTCCAAATCAGATAAATAACGTTTTGGGCTTCCCCGGTTTGTTTAGAGGAGTCCTTGATGTAAGGGCAAGGGTTATAAACGACGACATGAACGTAGCAGCGGCAGTTGCAATTGCAGACTTTGTAGATGATAGCAAGCTTTCACCTGATTATATCGTTCCATCTCCATTGGATCTTGAAATATATCCGCGCGTAGCAGCAGCAGTAGCAAAGGCGGCTATGAAATCTGGTGTGGCAAGGTTTGCAATTTTGCCCATCGATGTTGAGCTTAATGCGCGCAGGTTATTAGGACTTAGTTAG
- a CDS encoding ImmA/IrrE family metallo-endopeptidase codes for MNKEDYYKIYPPVVPIIERFPGLIDLAKPLDVILEESGVEVSTIDFPSIMGLCVKRGSRSFIGYKEGVAPHIKEEILLHEVAHLVLHDENTLCLIGDMVSKLEIEAWRVAAVILIPEKYKFEIDKEDDYCIDNYLVSQEDAIRSPMLIHIRNSMSI; via the coding sequence ATGAATAAAGAAGATTATTATAAAATATATCCACCTGTTGTGCCTATAATTGAAAGATTTCCAGGGCTTATCGACCTGGCCAAGCCTCTTGACGTCATTCTTGAAGAAAGTGGCGTAGAAGTGTCGACAATTGACTTCCCATCTATTATGGGGCTTTGTGTTAAGAGAGGTTCAAGGTCGTTTATAGGCTATAAAGAAGGTGTGGCTCCTCATATTAAAGAAGAGATATTATTGCACGAGGTGGCCCATTTGGTTTTGCACGATGAGAACACGCTTTGTCTGATCGGCGATATGGTTAGCAAATTGGAAATCGAAGCGTGGAGGGTAGCTGCCGTAATCCTTATCCCTGAAAAATATAAATTTGAAATAGATAAAGAAGATGATTACTGTATAGATAATTATTTAGTTTCTCAAGAAGACGCTATACGATCTCCAATGCTTATACACATTAGAAATTCTATGAGCATATAA
- a CDS encoding coproporphyrinogen-III oxidase family protein, which produces MVQYENISIQNTLESLGIYIHIPFCEKRCNYCHFFSKVSTEDQIDIFFDALISEIEYSEQTNRNLLENSFVDSIYFGGGTPSLIKPDLLKNLLTILQLKFNIKDPEITLEANPKSFLKNYKDKEDIFFNRLSLGIVSFQDEELSNLNRDNFGYDALKLSKRLGIDNVSVDLLIGIPGQTLDTLTNSLDTICTFDNINGVSIYPLEADFVLPDETVLEFMRYSKEYLCKKGYIRYEIANYAKDGYFCRHNLKYWKYMNFLSFGPSAASKIGNRRFKRSSSLDAYLQKNFLMEEDIELSDEDEFFEKVMMGLRLMDGIKISELKNRFDRRLVDNLVMVSKKFDQLVKIEEDTISLTNKGTIFMNDLLVELIPG; this is translated from the coding sequence ATGGTTCAATACGAGAATATAAGCATACAAAACACGCTTGAAAGTTTGGGTATCTATATTCACATACCTTTTTGTGAAAAGAGATGTAACTATTGCCACTTTTTTTCAAAGGTTTCAACAGAGGATCAAATTGATATCTTTTTTGATGCCTTAATTTCTGAAATAGAATATTCTGAACAAACTAATAGAAACTTATTAGAGAACTCATTTGTCGACAGCATATATTTTGGAGGGGGCACTCCTTCACTAATTAAGCCCGATCTGTTGAAAAATTTACTAACAATACTTCAGTTGAAGTTTAATATAAAAGATCCAGAAATTACGCTGGAGGCTAATCCAAAATCATTTTTAAAAAATTATAAAGATAAAGAGGATATATTTTTTAATAGATTAAGTCTTGGGATTGTGTCCTTTCAGGATGAAGAGTTATCCAATCTCAATAGAGATAACTTTGGCTACGATGCGCTGAAATTATCGAAAAGACTTGGAATTGATAATGTAAGCGTAGATCTACTGATAGGAATACCCGGGCAGACCTTAGATACCCTTACAAATTCCTTAGATACCATTTGTACATTTGACAATATAAATGGCGTTTCTATCTACCCATTGGAAGCAGATTTTGTTCTGCCAGATGAGACGGTTCTTGAATTTATGAGATATTCTAAGGAGTATCTGTGCAAGAAAGGATATATTAGATACGAAATTGCCAATTACGCGAAAGATGGCTATTTTTGTAGACATAACTTAAAATATTGGAAATATATGAACTTTTTGTCATTTGGACCGTCTGCTGCGTCAAAGATTGGAAACCGCAGATTTAAGAGGTCTTCAAGCTTAGACGCTTACCTGCAAAAAAACTTTTTGATGGAAGAAGACATTGAGCTGTCAGATGAAGATGAGTTCTTTGAAAAGGTAATGATGGGCTTAAGGTTGATGGATGGCATTAAAATTTCGGAATTAAAAAATAGGTTTGATAGAAGGCTTGTTGACAATTTAGTAATGGTTTCAAAAAAATTCGATCAACTTGTTAAAATAGAAGAAGATAC
- a CDS encoding fumarate hydratase, producing the protein MRSLSVEIIEDAVRKMVMDANYNAPEDVKRAFDIALEKEESEVAKKIFLEFKENHKLASEEKLGICQDTGLAVIFLFLGQDVHLVDGDIYEAVNRGVEKGYTEGYLRKSTCDPFTRKNLGTNTPAIVHIKFIPGDKVKIVVMPKGGGAENMSALRMFAPSAGLEGAMDFVVETVRKAGPNPCPPTIIGVGIGGNFERVAFLAKRALLRPIGSKNPDERLGSIEGELFERINKLGIGAMGLGGRVTSLAVHVELEPCHIASFPVAVNIECNAHRHKSVEL; encoded by the coding sequence ATGAGGAGTTTATCCGTTGAGATAATAGAAGACGCTGTAAGAAAGATGGTTATGGACGCAAATTATAACGCACCCGAAGATGTAAAAAGGGCTTTCGATATTGCACTTGAAAAAGAAGAGTCTGAGGTGGCAAAAAAGATATTTTTAGAGTTTAAAGAAAACCATAAATTAGCATCGGAAGAGAAACTTGGAATATGTCAGGATACAGGTCTTGCTGTGATATTTCTGTTTCTTGGTCAGGACGTACATCTTGTTGACGGCGATATATACGAGGCTGTCAATAGAGGCGTTGAGAAAGGTTATACTGAGGGGTACTTGAGAAAATCAACGTGTGATCCGTTTACCAGGAAGAATTTAGGCACGAATACGCCGGCAATCGTCCACATAAAATTTATACCTGGCGACAAGGTAAAAATAGTAGTTATGCCAAAGGGCGGCGGAGCAGAGAACATGAGTGCCTTAAGGATGTTCGCTCCTTCAGCAGGTCTTGAGGGCGCTATGGATTTTGTGGTTGAGACGGTTAGAAAGGCGGGTCCAAATCCTTGTCCTCCTACCATCATAGGAGTGGGAATAGGCGGCAATTTTGAGAGAGTGGCCTTTTTGGCGAAAAGGGCACTTCTAAGGCCTATTGGTTCAAAAAACCCTGACGAAAGGTTGGGCTCTATAGAGGGCGAACTATTTGAGAGAATAAACAAGCTTGGCATCGGCGCCATGGGGCTTGGAGGCAGAGTAACCTCTCTTGCGGTTCACGTGGAGCTCGAACCATGCCATATAGCATCTTTCCCCGTGGCTGTAAACATAGAATGCAATGCACACAGGCACAAGAGCGTAGAATTATAA
- the sdhA gene encoding succinate dehydrogenase flavoprotein subunit: MEDPKILTENVVDVPLRNVHKHDVIIIGAGLAGLWAAIKCKSAGLDTACMTKLSMPQRSHSTAAQGGIAASLGSLEEDHWEWHMFDTVKGSDFLADQDAAEILVKDAITVVREYEHMGAPFSRTPDGLIAQRKFGGHVKDFGRGGPVLRACYAADRTGHVLLHTLWQKAMELGVRFYTEMFAVSLITDGPKCAGVVTWDTKNGGLHAFKAKGTLIATGGYGRAWKITATSYSYTADGQYMALRAGVPLEDMEFFQFHPTGLFDRGILMTEGCRGEGGFLINDLGERFMKDYAPAKMELAPRDIVSRAITSEIEAGRGIKGGPYIHLDIRHLGAEIINTRLPQIREISIKFAGVDPIQEPIPIVPTAHYSMGGIPTDIDGRVLFDGKSQIFAGLYAAGECACVSVHGANRLGCNSTLDASVFGRRCGIAIVKDFPNLEHLPLEEDSAKMASEEIGFILNQKGSIKPVEIRDELQAGMQNYVAVFREEKGLSKMVSVIGDMHNKMSQMYISDKTLAYNTTLMEAMELRHLIAAAEAVTYGALSRTESRGAQARRDFPKRDDENWLKHTLYFRDKSGFRFDYKDVNLSRFVPEERKY; this comes from the coding sequence GTGGAAGATCCAAAAATTTTAACTGAAAATGTGGTAGATGTACCATTAAGAAATGTTCACAAGCACGATGTCATTATAATTGGCGCAGGACTTGCTGGCCTTTGGGCTGCCATAAAATGTAAGAGCGCTGGCCTTGATACTGCATGTATGACGAAGCTTTCTATGCCTCAAAGATCTCACTCCACTGCTGCACAGGGCGGCATTGCAGCGAGCCTGGGGAGTTTGGAAGAAGACCACTGGGAATGGCATATGTTTGACACCGTAAAAGGATCTGACTTTTTGGCCGATCAAGATGCGGCTGAAATATTGGTAAAGGATGCTATTACTGTTGTTAGAGAATATGAGCATATGGGGGCTCCATTTTCAAGGACTCCTGATGGGCTTATTGCTCAGAGAAAATTTGGCGGTCATGTAAAAGATTTTGGAAGAGGAGGACCTGTTCTAAGGGCATGTTATGCAGCAGATAGAACTGGTCACGTGCTCCTTCACACACTTTGGCAGAAGGCAATGGAGCTGGGAGTAAGATTTTACACCGAGATGTTTGCAGTTAGCCTTATTACTGATGGACCAAAGTGTGCTGGAGTAGTTACCTGGGATACAAAAAACGGCGGTCTGCACGCGTTTAAAGCGAAGGGAACGCTTATTGCTACTGGCGGATATGGTAGAGCATGGAAGATTACTGCTACATCTTACTCATATACTGCTGATGGCCAGTATATGGCTCTGAGGGCAGGTGTACCCCTTGAAGATATGGAGTTTTTCCAATTTCACCCAACAGGCCTGTTCGATAGAGGCATCTTGATGACAGAGGGCTGTAGGGGTGAGGGAGGATTTCTCATAAACGATTTGGGCGAGAGGTTTATGAAAGACTATGCCCCTGCAAAGATGGAACTTGCTCCAAGAGATATAGTAAGTAGAGCTATAACGAGCGAAATAGAGGCAGGAAGAGGAATTAAAGGCGGACCATATATACATTTGGATATTAGACACCTTGGAGCCGAGATAATAAACACAAGGCTCCCTCAAATAAGAGAGATATCTATAAAATTCGCAGGAGTTGATCCTATACAGGAGCCAATACCAATAGTTCCTACTGCACATTATTCTATGGGCGGCATTCCTACAGACATTGACGGGAGAGTTCTGTTTGACGGCAAGAGCCAGATATTTGCTGGATTATACGCTGCAGGCGAATGTGCTTGCGTGAGCGTTCACGGTGCAAATAGACTGGGTTGCAACTCTACTCTGGATGCGTCGGTATTTGGTAGGCGTTGTGGAATAGCAATCGTTAAAGATTTTCCAAACCTTGAGCATCTGCCGCTTGAAGAGGACAGTGCAAAGATGGCAAGTGAGGAAATAGGGTTTATACTGAATCAGAAAGGTTCTATAAAGCCTGTAGAGATAAGGGATGAACTGCAGGCGGGCATGCAAAATTATGTTGCTGTGTTCAGAGAAGAAAAAGGACTTTCAAAAATGGTATCTGTAATCGGCGATATGCACAACAAGATGTCTCAGATGTATATCAGCGATAAGACTCTCGCGTACAACACTACATTAATGGAAGCAATGGAGCTAAGGCATTTGATAGCTGCAGCAGAAGCAGTTACGTATGGCGCTTTGAGCAGAACAGAATCAAGAGGTGCTCAGGCAAGGCGCGATTTCCCAAAGAGGGATGATGAAAATTGGCTTAAACATACTTTATACTTCAGAGATAAGTCTGGTTTCAGATTTGACTACAAAGATGTCAATCTTTCTAGATTTGTGCCTGAAGAGAGAAAGTATTAG
- the lepA gene encoding translation elongation factor 4 produces MDNIRNFSIIAHVDHGKSTLADRILVKSHVVSERKLVPQMLDNMDIERERGITIKARAVRLDINWKGKDYILNLIDTPGHVDFSYEVSRSLAACEGAILLVDATQGIEAQTLAHGLLAMDQDLVLIPVVNKIELPTADVEGTKRELIDVFGFNEDEIILASAKEGTGVDEIISAVIDRIPPPKGDSDEPLSALIFDSHYDSYRGVVAYVRIFDGELRNGMDIKFHSTKKTFEIQEIGFFRMQPEKTDILRAGEVGYIAANIKNIEDARVGDTIEDEKRPTKRVLKGFKDPLSMVFCGLYPINTDEYALLKDAIMKLKLNDASLVYEPETSIALGFGFRCGFLGMLHMEVAIERIKREFNIDLIITPPSVVFEAIKQNGEVLTIHNPLKMPDPGTIVSIKEPYVKVSIFSPAEHIGAIMELCTNKRGSYIDMEYLEAKRVIMRFEMPLSEVILDFFPLLKTRTRGYASLDYEFIGYRDSDLVRLDILVNKDSVDALSSIVHRSKAQEVGTKIVSSLRRLIPRHMFEIPIQAAVGSRILARENIAAMKKNVLQKCYGGDITRKRKLLEKQKEGKKKMKMIGDVQIPQEVFFEMLKSSGDQKK; encoded by the coding sequence TTGGATAACATAAGAAATTTTTCAATTATAGCCCATGTGGATCACGGTAAATCTACCCTTGCCGATAGGATATTGGTTAAATCACATGTGGTAAGCGAGAGAAAGCTCGTTCCTCAGATGCTTGACAATATGGATATAGAGAGGGAGCGAGGCATAACAATAAAGGCAAGAGCTGTCAGACTCGATATTAACTGGAAGGGCAAAGACTATATCCTAAATCTTATCGATACGCCTGGTCACGTTGATTTTTCTTATGAGGTTTCCAGATCGCTTGCAGCATGTGAGGGCGCAATCTTATTAGTGGATGCTACTCAGGGGATAGAGGCTCAGACTTTGGCACATGGTCTTCTTGCAATGGATCAAGATCTTGTTCTAATCCCTGTGGTGAACAAGATAGAGCTCCCTACTGCTGATGTGGAGGGGACCAAAAGAGAGCTGATTGACGTTTTTGGCTTTAACGAAGACGAGATTATACTCGCAAGCGCAAAAGAAGGTACTGGGGTAGACGAGATAATCTCTGCAGTAATTGATAGAATTCCTCCGCCAAAGGGAGACTCAGATGAGCCATTGTCCGCATTGATTTTTGATTCCCATTATGACTCTTATAGAGGAGTAGTGGCCTATGTGAGGATATTTGATGGTGAGCTAAGAAATGGTATGGATATAAAGTTTCACTCTACAAAGAAGACCTTTGAAATACAAGAAATTGGGTTTTTCAGAATGCAGCCAGAGAAAACTGATATCTTGAGGGCTGGAGAAGTTGGATATATAGCTGCAAATATAAAAAATATAGAGGATGCAAGAGTAGGAGACACTATTGAGGATGAAAAAAGACCTACAAAAAGGGTTCTGAAAGGCTTTAAGGATCCGCTTTCAATGGTCTTTTGCGGACTGTATCCTATAAATACAGATGAATATGCACTTTTGAAAGACGCTATTATGAAGCTAAAGCTTAATGACGCCTCTTTGGTTTATGAGCCAGAGACATCCATAGCGCTTGGTTTTGGATTTAGGTGCGGATTTTTAGGGATGCTTCACATGGAAGTGGCTATTGAGAGAATTAAAAGAGAATTTAACATTGATCTTATTATTACACCGCCCTCTGTCGTTTTTGAAGCCATAAAGCAAAATGGAGAGGTATTAACAATACACAATCCACTGAAGATGCCTGATCCAGGCACTATAGTTTCTATAAAAGAGCCCTATGTTAAGGTATCAATTTTTTCTCCCGCAGAGCACATAGGAGCTATTATGGAGCTGTGCACCAATAAAAGGGGCAGCTATATAGACATGGAGTATCTTGAAGCGAAAAGGGTAATAATGAGATTTGAGATGCCGTTGTCAGAGGTAATTTTGGACTTTTTCCCACTTTTGAAAACTAGAACAAGGGGATATGCCTCCCTTGATTATGAATTTATTGGCTATAGAGATTCAGATCTTGTTAGGTTGGACATCTTGGTCAATAAGGATAGTGTAGATGCCCTATCATCAATAGTACACAGGAGCAAGGCTCAAGAGGTTGGAACGAAGATTGTCTCTTCTTTGAGGAGACTGATACCAAGGCATATGTTTGAGATACCAATACAGGCTGCCGTTGGTTCAAGAATTCTTGCGAGAGAAAATATCGCAGCAATGAAAAAGAATGTTTTACAAAAATGTTACGGTGGAGATATCACGCGAAAGAGAAAGCTGCTTGAAAAGCAAAAAGAAGGAAAAAAGAAGATGAAGATGATAGGGGATGTCCAGATTCCTCAAGAAGTCTTTTTTGAGATGTTAAAAAGCTCTGGCGATCAGAAAAAATAG
- a CDS encoding FAD-dependent oxidoreductase: MPIQERVKLRELSAEDRICNYNEISLGLSEKELEYEANRCLQCKKPSCIKGCPAGLNIPRFIKLAREKKFNEALSEILEINPFSATCARVCPYGFQCEGSCVLNKTGRPIAIGAIHRFISDYGEYQLKMVADKEKIKGKVAIIGGGIAGLSAAYELSRYGVEVDIYESRPVIGGLARACIPPYRLAREVLDREIVYILSHGAKIKNNIAVGKDIPLTEFFNIYDYVILAVGASKCWSLKLPSNEEDDFFAYSAIEFIENYMFRKKIFDRTLKILIIGGGNTAIDVGRISIREDLFPTIVYRRGKAQMPALPKEIEEAEDEGVSFKFFEVPKRAILENGKFKGIEALQARLGALDSSGRPSFEIIEGSEHFIEGDVLVSAIGQEVDPEVLMGCDLHLERGLLPHDFGGEYEDKILSCGDAVSGPSVVVKAMKNGLEVARDVIGRLDKRNP; the protein is encoded by the coding sequence ATGCCTATTCAAGAAAGAGTAAAGCTAAGAGAACTTTCAGCAGAGGATAGGATCTGTAATTATAACGAAATATCATTGGGACTTAGTGAAAAAGAATTGGAATATGAGGCAAACAGATGCTTGCAGTGTAAAAAGCCAAGCTGTATAAAGGGTTGCCCTGCGGGGCTTAATATCCCCAGATTTATAAAACTCGCCAGAGAGAAAAAGTTTAACGAGGCCCTTTCTGAAATACTCGAAATTAATCCGTTTAGCGCAACCTGTGCCAGAGTTTGTCCTTATGGCTTTCAATGTGAGGGGAGCTGCGTGCTGAACAAGACTGGAAGGCCCATTGCAATAGGGGCTATTCACAGATTTATATCAGATTACGGCGAATATCAATTGAAAATGGTAGCTGACAAGGAGAAAATAAAAGGGAAAGTTGCAATAATAGGTGGTGGTATTGCTGGATTGAGCGCTGCCTATGAGCTTTCAAGATATGGCGTAGAAGTAGATATCTATGAGTCCAGACCAGTGATTGGCGGCCTTGCGAGGGCATGTATTCCTCCATATAGGCTGGCCAGGGAAGTTTTAGATAGAGAGATAGTGTACATATTGTCTCATGGGGCAAAGATAAAAAATAATATCGCAGTTGGAAAGGATATACCTCTCACAGAGTTTTTCAATATATATGATTATGTTATTCTTGCAGTTGGAGCAAGCAAGTGCTGGTCCTTGAAGCTGCCGTCAAATGAAGAGGATGATTTTTTCGCATACTCAGCAATAGAATTTATTGAGAACTATATGTTCAGAAAAAAAATATTCGATAGAACTTTAAAAATTCTTATTATCGGCGGCGGAAATACCGCTATAGATGTGGGCAGGATATCGATAAGGGAAGACCTTTTTCCAACCATTGTCTACAGAAGAGGAAAAGCACAGATGCCAGCCCTGCCCAAGGAGATAGAAGAGGCTGAGGATGAGGGAGTAAGCTTCAAATTTTTTGAAGTTCCAAAGAGAGCTATTCTTGAAAATGGTAAATTCAAGGGTATAGAAGCCCTTCAGGCCAGATTGGGAGCGCTAGATAGCAGCGGTAGGCCGAGTTTTGAAATCATTGAAGGCAGCGAACATTTTATAGAAGGCGATGTTTTGGTCTCTGCGATAGGTCAGGAGGTTGACCCTGAAGTCTTAATGGGTTGTGACCTTCATTTGGAAAGAGGCCTTTTGCCGCACGATTTTGGAGGAGAGTATGAAGACAAAATTCTTTCATGCGGCGATGCCGTTAGCGGTCCTTCTGTGGTCGTAAAGGCCATGAAAAACGGTCTTGAGGTCGCAAGAGACGTGATTGGAAGGTTGGACAAACGCAACCCTTAG
- a CDS encoding succinate dehydrogenase iron-sulfur subunit, producing the protein MGNLYKLTIFRYDPDSNKTSTSKYEVEVTESHWTLLDVFRYIKNNLDDTLTFRYSCGQGICGSCAVTVNGRSILACETQMKFLDSFDLVIEPLRGFPVIRDLVVDHSLLDEKVRAVMPWLVCKKDPESDKERYQSIDDRAKLDGLYECIVCGSCIAACPTFWKNKTFLGPQSLLYACRFMLDSRDEGKNERFETLADKDGIYGCHTIFNCMEVCPKELNPGKAILELRKMFMNEES; encoded by the coding sequence GTGGGCAATTTATATAAACTTACAATTTTCAGATATGATCCAGATTCAAATAAGACTTCTACGAGTAAGTATGAAGTAGAAGTTACCGAAAGTCACTGGACACTGCTCGACGTTTTTAGGTATATCAAGAACAACCTTGATGATACCTTGACTTTTAGGTATTCCTGCGGGCAGGGCATCTGTGGCTCTTGTGCAGTGACTGTTAATGGGAGGAGCATCCTTGCTTGTGAGACTCAGATGAAATTTCTGGACAGCTTTGATCTTGTGATCGAGCCTCTTAGGGGATTTCCTGTGATTAGAGACCTTGTTGTAGATCATAGCTTGCTTGATGAGAAGGTTAGGGCGGTAATGCCCTGGCTGGTTTGTAAGAAAGATCCAGAATCTGACAAAGAAAGATACCAGTCTATTGACGACAGGGCAAAACTCGATGGTCTCTATGAATGTATAGTCTGTGGCTCTTGCATTGCAGCCTGCCCTACATTCTGGAAAAATAAAACTTTTCTTGGTCCGCAATCACTTCTGTATGCCTGTAGATTTATGTTAGATTCCAGAGATGAAGGCAAAAATGAGAGATTTGAAACCCTTGCTGACAAGGACGGCATATATGGATGTCATACCATATTCAATTGTATGGAGGTCTGCCCCAAGGAGCTAAATCCTGGCAAGGCCATACTTGAATTGAGAAAGATGTTTATGAACGAAGAATCATAA